One Saccharopolyspora erythraea NRRL 2338 genomic region harbors:
- a CDS encoding GuaB3 family IMP dehydrogenase-related protein, with product MRDLVEIGMGRTAMRGYDLDDVEIVPSRRTRSSKDVSLAWQIDAYRFDIPLVTHPTDAIVSPATAVRVGELGGLGVLNAEGLWARHENVEERLAEVVRAAEEEPDPAVAQKLLQKLHAAPIRPDLLALAIKQVKDSGVTVAARVSPQHAEELTPHLLAAGVEVLMVQGTIVSAEHVARDGEPLNLKRFIAELDVPVIAGGVGDYRTAMHLMRTGAAGVIVGFGESRSATTTQVLGIGVPMATAIADAAAARRDYLDETGGRYVHVLADGALNFSGDIAKAIACGADAVMLGEALAEASESPAQGYYWTAAAAHPSLPRSEITAFDGAGADLETVLFGPSSDPLGVLNLFGGLRRAMAKTGYRELKEFQKVGLMLRR from the coding sequence GTGCGGGATCTGGTGGAGATCGGCATGGGCCGTACGGCCATGCGCGGCTACGACCTCGACGACGTGGAGATCGTGCCGTCACGGCGTACCCGCTCGTCCAAGGACGTCTCGCTGGCCTGGCAGATCGACGCCTACCGCTTCGACATCCCGCTGGTCACGCACCCGACCGACGCGATCGTCTCGCCCGCGACCGCGGTCCGCGTCGGTGAGCTGGGCGGGCTGGGCGTGCTCAACGCCGAGGGCCTGTGGGCGCGGCACGAGAACGTCGAAGAGCGCCTGGCCGAGGTGGTGCGCGCCGCCGAGGAGGAGCCCGACCCGGCGGTCGCGCAGAAGCTGCTGCAGAAGCTGCACGCCGCGCCGATCCGGCCCGACCTGCTGGCGCTGGCGATCAAGCAGGTCAAGGACTCCGGGGTCACGGTGGCGGCGCGAGTCAGCCCGCAGCATGCCGAGGAGCTGACCCCGCACCTGCTGGCCGCCGGTGTCGAGGTGCTGATGGTGCAGGGCACCATCGTCTCGGCCGAGCACGTCGCCCGCGACGGCGAGCCGCTGAACCTCAAGCGCTTCATCGCCGAGCTGGACGTCCCGGTGATCGCCGGCGGTGTCGGCGACTACCGCACCGCGATGCACCTGATGCGCACCGGCGCGGCCGGCGTGATCGTCGGCTTCGGCGAGTCCCGGTCGGCGACCACGACCCAGGTGCTCGGCATCGGTGTGCCGATGGCGACCGCGATCGCCGACGCCGCCGCCGCGCGCCGCGACTACCTCGACGAGACCGGCGGCCGCTACGTGCACGTGCTGGCCGACGGTGCGCTGAATTTCTCCGGTGACATCGCCAAGGCGATCGCGTGCGGGGCCGACGCGGTCATGCTCGGCGAGGCGCTGGCGGAGGCGTCGGAGTCCCCGGCGCAGGGCTACTACTGGACCGCGGCCGCGGCCCACCCGAGCCTGCCGCGCAGCGAGATCACCGCGTTCGACGGTGCCGGCGCCGATCTGGAGACCGTGCTGTTCGGTCCCAGCAGCGACCCGCTGGGCGTGCTCAACCTCTTCGGCGGCCTGCGCCGCGCGATGGCCAAGACCGGCTACCGGGAGCTGAAGGAGTTCCAGAAGGTCGGCCTGATGCTCCGCCGCTGA
- a CDS encoding response regulator transcription factor produces the protein MTTVLICDDRRSVREGLTRVMSAVPGVSRIDCVAHGDELLARFSRQAVDVVLVGTQRAVPNGVEATRRLVSAHPQANVIVFGAPDDAGSIAAAIAGGARGYLRWDASRPELVAALAHTLASTSVPAPRQPSDPGVQLTERELQVLRGMSQGKSNGQIGRELYLSEDTVKTHARRLFRKLGVRDRAQAVAHGFRRGLVA, from the coding sequence GTGACGACGGTCCTGATCTGCGATGACCGGCGTAGCGTCCGGGAAGGGCTCACTCGTGTGATGTCTGCTGTCCCCGGAGTGAGCCGGATCGATTGCGTAGCACACGGTGACGAGTTGCTCGCCCGTTTTTCGCGGCAAGCCGTGGACGTCGTGCTCGTCGGTACCCAACGCGCTGTCCCCAACGGTGTGGAGGCCACCCGCCGACTTGTCTCGGCCCACCCGCAAGCGAACGTGATCGTGTTCGGTGCCCCGGACGACGCGGGCAGCATCGCGGCGGCGATCGCCGGCGGTGCCCGCGGCTACCTCCGCTGGGACGCCTCGCGGCCCGAGCTGGTCGCGGCCCTGGCGCACACGCTCGCGAGCACCTCGGTGCCCGCTCCCCGGCAGCCGTCGGACCCCGGTGTGCAGCTGACCGAGCGCGAGCTGCAGGTGCTGCGCGGGATGAGCCAGGGCAAGAGCAACGGCCAGATCGGCCGCGAGCTCTACCTCTCGGAAGACACGGTCAAGACCCACGCCCGCCGGCTGTTCCGCAAGCTCGGCGTGCGCGACCGGGCCCAGGCCGTGGCGCACGGGTTCCGGCGCGGTCTGGTCGCCTGA
- a CDS encoding WhiB family transcriptional regulator, producing the protein MADTRRLPGPNADIWDWQIRGSCRGMDSAYFFHPDGERGPARARREAKAKEVCQRCPVLEQCRRHALTVQEPYGIWGGLSESEREVIIKSRKRRVAALAS; encoded by the coding sequence ATGGCGGACACTCGACGTCTTCCAGGACCGAACGCCGATATCTGGGATTGGCAGATACGGGGCTCCTGCAGAGGCATGGACAGCGCGTACTTCTTCCATCCGGACGGCGAACGGGGGCCGGCGCGGGCCCGGCGCGAGGCGAAGGCAAAAGAGGTTTGCCAGCGTTGCCCCGTACTTGAGCAGTGCCGACGGCACGCACTGACGGTGCAGGAGCCGTACGGAATCTGGGGCGGGCTGTCCGAATCCGAACGCGAAGTGATCATCAAGTCCCGCAAGCGCCGGGTCGCCGCCCTGGCCAGCTGA
- a CDS encoding DUF5319 domain-containing protein, giving the protein MRAVPHDPLPPDPFAGDPDDPSMTLGDHDPEFGPPLGDEEQAELLADLTDLSVYQALLEPRGVRGIVVDCTDCGESHYHDWELLRASLEQLLNDGRMRPHEPAFDPNPEQYVTWEYCRGFADGVTEAENENSH; this is encoded by the coding sequence GTGCGGGCCGTGCCGCACGATCCGTTGCCCCCAGACCCGTTCGCGGGTGACCCGGACGACCCGAGCATGACGCTCGGCGATCACGATCCCGAGTTCGGCCCGCCGCTCGGCGACGAGGAGCAGGCCGAGCTGCTCGCGGACCTGACCGATCTGTCGGTTTACCAGGCGCTGCTGGAGCCCAGAGGCGTCCGGGGCATCGTCGTGGACTGCACCGACTGCGGTGAATCTCACTACCACGACTGGGAGCTCCTGCGCGCCAGCCTGGAGCAGCTGCTCAACGACGGCCGGATGCGTCCGCACGAGCCCGCCTTCGACCCCAACCCCGAGCAGTACGTGACCTGGGAGTACTGCCGCGGCTTCGCCGACGGCGTGACCGAGGCGGAGAACGAGAACAGCCACTGA
- a CDS encoding sigma-70 family RNA polymerase sigma factor, producing MTNVGDGLDALVSAAVDGDRQSIERLLAEIRPLVVRYCRARVGRNERSFASADDVAQEVCLAVLTALPSYRDQGRPFLAFVYGIAAHKVADAHRASARNRSEPVADVPDTPESEAGPEQRAMQGELSGRMAQLLRVLPAKQREILLLRVVVGLSAEETAEAVGSTPGAVRVAQHRALARLRKTLSAEEVV from the coding sequence ATGACCAACGTGGGGGACGGGCTGGACGCTCTTGTAAGCGCCGCCGTCGACGGCGATCGCCAGTCGATCGAGCGCTTGCTGGCCGAAATCCGTCCTTTGGTGGTGCGGTACTGCCGCGCCAGAGTCGGACGTAACGAGCGTTCGTTCGCTTCGGCGGACGACGTCGCCCAGGAAGTGTGCCTCGCCGTTCTCACGGCGTTGCCCAGTTACCGGGACCAGGGACGTCCGTTTCTGGCGTTCGTGTACGGCATCGCCGCACACAAGGTGGCTGATGCGCACCGCGCGTCGGCCCGCAACCGCTCCGAACCGGTCGCGGACGTTCCGGACACCCCGGAATCCGAGGCCGGACCAGAGCAGCGGGCCATGCAAGGTGAGCTTTCGGGCAGGATGGCGCAACTTCTGCGCGTCCTCCCGGCCAAGCAGCGGGAGATCCTGCTGCTCCGGGTGGTCGTCGGGTTGTCCGCGGAGGAAACCGCCGAAGCGGTCGGTTCGACGCCGGGGGCGGTGCGAGTGGCACAGCACCGTGCATTGGCCCGGCTGAGAAAGACGCTGTCCGCGGAGGAGGTGGTCTGA
- a CDS encoding FAD-dependent oxidoreductase, translating into MSSRDGAHDYDVVVIGSGFGGSVAALRLTEKGYRVAVLEAGRRFADEEFAKTSWDLRNFLWAPQVGCYGIQRIHLLRDVLILAGSGVGGGSLVYANTLYRPLKPFYSDSQWAHITDWEDELAPHYDQASRMLGVVTNPTTTPSDVVIREVAEEMGVGESYHPTPVGVYFGKPGEQVADPYFGGAGPSRTGCTECGSCMTGCRVGAKNTLVKNYLHLAEAGGAEVWPLTTVHRLAQGADGRWRIGTRRTGARFDRDAKVFTADQVVVAAGTWGTQNLLHRARERGDLPRMSERLGVLTRTNSEAIIGAQTSRVLPGKDFSTGVAITSSFHPDEDTHIEPVRYGKGSNAMGMLQTLPTSGGSPVPRWKQWLRFFGKHPLFSLRLLWVKNWSERTVILLVMQSLDNSLTTKLRKGIFGRRRLTSQQGHGAPNPTCIPAGEEANNRVAEKLGGIAGGTWGELLDMPMTAHFIGGCPIGQDAEHGVVDPYHRAFGYPTMSIVDGSAISANLGVNPSLTITAQAERAFSLWPNKGEPDPRPAQEEGYRRVERVAPKSPAVPADAPAALRTPPA; encoded by the coding sequence ATGTCTTCACGTGACGGGGCGCACGACTACGACGTCGTGGTGATCGGGTCGGGGTTCGGCGGCAGCGTGGCCGCCCTGCGGCTCACCGAGAAGGGCTACCGCGTCGCGGTCCTCGAAGCCGGCCGCAGGTTCGCCGACGAGGAGTTCGCGAAGACCTCGTGGGACCTGCGCAACTTCCTCTGGGCCCCGCAGGTCGGCTGCTACGGCATCCAGCGGATCCACCTGCTGCGTGACGTGCTCATCCTCGCCGGCTCCGGCGTCGGCGGCGGCTCGCTGGTCTACGCGAACACGCTCTACCGGCCGCTGAAGCCGTTCTACTCGGACTCCCAGTGGGCGCACATCACCGACTGGGAGGACGAGCTCGCCCCGCACTACGACCAGGCGAGCCGGATGCTGGGCGTGGTCACCAACCCCACCACCACTCCCTCGGACGTGGTGATCAGGGAGGTGGCCGAGGAGATGGGCGTGGGCGAGAGCTACCACCCCACTCCGGTCGGGGTGTACTTCGGCAAACCGGGGGAGCAGGTCGCCGACCCGTACTTCGGCGGAGCCGGGCCCTCGCGCACCGGCTGCACCGAGTGCGGCTCCTGCATGACCGGCTGCCGCGTGGGGGCCAAGAACACCCTGGTGAAGAACTACCTGCACCTGGCGGAGGCCGGCGGCGCCGAGGTGTGGCCGCTGACCACCGTGCACCGGCTGGCGCAGGGCGCCGACGGCCGCTGGCGCATCGGCACGCGGCGCACCGGGGCGAGGTTCGACCGCGACGCGAAGGTGTTCACCGCCGACCAGGTCGTGGTCGCCGCCGGGACCTGGGGCACCCAGAACCTGCTGCACCGGGCGCGCGAGCGCGGTGACCTGCCGCGCATGTCGGAGCGGCTCGGCGTGCTCACCCGCACCAACTCCGAGGCGATCATCGGGGCGCAGACCTCGAGGGTGCTGCCGGGCAAGGACTTCTCGACCGGGGTGGCGATCACCTCGTCGTTCCACCCCGACGAGGACACCCACATCGAGCCGGTGCGCTACGGCAAGGGCAGCAACGCCATGGGCATGCTGCAGACCCTGCCGACGTCGGGCGGTTCGCCGGTGCCGCGCTGGAAGCAGTGGCTGCGCTTCTTCGGCAAGCACCCGCTCTTCTCGCTGCGGCTGCTGTGGGTGAAGAACTGGAGCGAGCGCACGGTGATCCTGCTGGTCATGCAGAGCCTCGACAACTCGCTGACCACGAAGCTGCGCAAGGGGATCTTCGGCCGCAGGCGGCTGACCTCCCAGCAGGGCCACGGCGCTCCGAACCCGACCTGCATCCCGGCGGGCGAGGAGGCCAACAACCGGGTCGCCGAGAAGCTCGGCGGCATCGCGGGCGGCACGTGGGGCGAACTGCTGGACATGCCGATGACGGCGCACTTCATCGGCGGCTGCCCCATCGGCCAGGACGCCGAGCACGGCGTCGTCGACCCCTACCACCGTGCTTTCGGCTACCCGACGATGTCCATCGTGGACGGTTCGGCGATCTCGGCGAACCTCGGCGTGAACCCGTCGCTGACGATCACCGCGCAGGCGGAGCGCGCCTTCTCGCTGTGGCCGAACAAGGGCGAGCCGGACCCGCGTCCCGCGCAGGAGGAGGGATACCGGCGGGTCGAGCGGGTCGCGCCGAAGTCCCCCGCCGTCCCGGCCGATGCCCCGGCCGCCCTGCGGACGCCTCCGGCGTAG
- a CDS encoding MerR family transcriptional regulator, whose protein sequence is MCRVTTPEPAQGQDDSTRIGESGHSGGASGVDGDQPRLTVAAVARRLGVAPATLRTWDRRYGLGPSDHTTGRHRRYGPDDIARLEQMQRALLRGASPAEAARFARSTTAPLSQRYPAEAGSAPRVEGEADEPVLFSGVIDGDDGGAMALDPGTNTGGRGLKLSGAGPRARGLGRAALALDSWSIQRLLLEAVAAEGVVATWNEVLQPVLRAISERWQRSGTGVEALQLLSDCASTALRSVIAGAAAPLNPRPVVLAPVPGEGQELELVALAAALAANRVGHRLFGAALPREGLDAAVRRAAPAAVVLWAGQPNYASAKLIGDIPITRQRARAFVAGAGWAQEPLPAHVELLDSLGTAVARVSETVLA, encoded by the coding sequence ATGTGCCGGGTGACGACGCCGGAACCTGCGCAAGGGCAGGACGACTCCACTCGCATCGGCGAATCCGGACATTCCGGCGGTGCCTCCGGCGTCGATGGCGACCAGCCGCGGCTGACCGTCGCGGCCGTCGCCCGCCGGCTGGGCGTGGCCCCGGCGACCCTGCGGACCTGGGACCGCCGGTACGGGCTCGGACCCAGCGACCACACCACCGGCCGTCACCGGCGCTACGGACCCGACGACATCGCGCGGCTGGAGCAGATGCAGCGCGCCCTGCTGCGCGGTGCCTCGCCGGCCGAGGCCGCCCGGTTCGCCCGGTCCACGACCGCGCCGCTGTCGCAGCGCTACCCGGCCGAGGCCGGATCCGCGCCGCGCGTGGAGGGCGAGGCCGACGAGCCGGTGCTGTTCTCCGGCGTCATCGACGGCGACGACGGCGGTGCGATGGCCCTCGACCCCGGCACCAACACCGGTGGCCGGGGCCTGAAGCTTTCCGGCGCCGGGCCGCGGGCGCGCGGGCTGGGCCGGGCGGCCCTGGCGCTCGACTCCTGGTCCATCCAGCGGCTGCTGCTCGAGGCGGTCGCGGCCGAGGGCGTGGTGGCGACCTGGAACGAAGTGCTCCAGCCGGTGCTGCGGGCGATCAGCGAGCGGTGGCAGCGCTCGGGCACCGGCGTCGAGGCCCTGCAACTGCTGTCGGACTGCGCCTCGACCGCGCTGCGGTCGGTCATCGCGGGCGCCGCGGCGCCGCTCAACCCGCGCCCGGTCGTCTTAGCGCCGGTGCCCGGCGAGGGCCAGGAGCTGGAGTTGGTCGCGCTCGCCGCCGCACTGGCGGCCAACCGGGTCGGGCACCGGCTGTTCGGCGCCGCGCTGCCCAGGGAGGGGCTCGACGCGGCCGTCCGCCGCGCCGCCCCGGCGGCGGTGGTGCTGTGGGCGGGGCAGCCGAACTACGCCTCGGCGAAGCTCATCGGCGACATCCCCATCACCCGCCAGCGGGCGCGCGCGTTCGTGGCCGGGGCGGGCTGGGCGCAGGAGCCGCTGCCGGCACATGTCGAGCTGCTCGACTCACTGGGCACGGCGGTCGCACGCGTCTCGGAGACCGTGCTCGCCTGA
- a CDS encoding HD domain-containing protein, which yields MTDDSARGGDGAEGIAEFAFELGVLKRMRRAGWWHVGVRDPESVAEHSLRVSQLAGLIAAQEGADPARAAFLALWHDSQETRTGDIPHTARPYLGAGPSNEAITADQVARMPDPAARTVREAVAEYEAQESAEARCAKDADRLECLVQAVEYRSAGYQGVQAWIDSSRRALVTGTARRIADAALDTSPLAWRDN from the coding sequence TTGACCGACGACAGCGCTCGCGGCGGCGACGGTGCCGAGGGCATCGCCGAGTTCGCCTTCGAACTCGGGGTCCTGAAGCGGATGCGGCGCGCGGGCTGGTGGCACGTCGGCGTCCGGGACCCGGAGTCGGTCGCCGAGCACAGCCTCCGGGTGTCGCAGCTCGCCGGGCTCATCGCCGCGCAGGAAGGCGCCGATCCCGCTCGCGCGGCCTTCCTGGCGCTGTGGCACGACAGCCAGGAGACGCGGACCGGGGACATCCCGCACACCGCGCGGCCCTACCTCGGGGCCGGTCCGTCCAACGAGGCGATCACCGCGGACCAGGTGGCGCGGATGCCGGACCCCGCGGCGCGGACCGTCCGGGAGGCGGTCGCCGAGTACGAGGCTCAGGAGAGCGCCGAGGCGCGGTGCGCCAAGGACGCCGACCGGCTGGAATGCCTGGTCCAGGCGGTCGAGTACCGCTCGGCGGGCTATCAGGGCGTGCAGGCGTGGATCGACTCGTCGCGGCGGGCGCTGGTCACCGGTACCGCCCGGCGGATCGCCGACGCCGCGCTCGACACGTCCCCGCTGGCCTGGCGCGACAACTGA
- a CDS encoding anti-sigma-D factor RsdA — protein MAERKGPGGEEAGRDRVESGQQDDRSRVEDDREALPGSADAGDGTELNENHRVSDSAESGTTGTRNTASGREDAAGLHVCGPRDAVESGGTTEHAIGAAGSHDTRSQERSSGADERISVPQEQISAAGGADGEQRADASVRDGDQESAQRAESGADETSGGTAATERFDRTAEVIAFRPRPDADADELVALDEGEEGERVDLSELQADDALLDMLGGTNPDVPAAGGDPTLDALLVAWRQDIDAAPIGELVDVDTAVATIAEARRPRRRLKRRHLVPVASAAAVLMITFTGVGLAARDAMPGDALWGVAQVLYTDHARMAQAASSAKDDLHRAEGALDLGDRNGAEAALDRAHDMMQDVDAEHGLEDLQAAHASLTARMGEDGTWYPDMPSSSTEQSSSSSLPPPSGSLPPPPPPTPPTSTPSTTPSTSTQPTETSSRPSETSGSGSTDHPSSNTGPSWGSGLFPSN, from the coding sequence GTGGCTGAGCGGAAAGGGCCCGGGGGTGAAGAGGCGGGACGCGACCGTGTCGAGTCCGGCCAGCAGGACGACCGTTCGCGCGTCGAGGACGACCGGGAGGCACTTCCCGGCTCCGCCGACGCCGGCGATGGGACTGAACTGAACGAAAACCACCGAGTTTCCGACTCCGCTGAGTCTGGGACCACTGGCACCCGCAACACGGCCTCCGGTCGGGAAGACGCGGCCGGCCTGCACGTCTGCGGACCGCGCGACGCCGTGGAGTCCGGCGGTACCACCGAGCATGCCATCGGTGCGGCCGGCTCGCACGACACGCGGTCGCAGGAGCGGTCTTCCGGCGCCGACGAGCGGATTTCCGTTCCCCAGGAGCAGATTTCCGCGGCGGGCGGTGCCGACGGCGAGCAGCGCGCCGACGCGTCGGTGCGGGACGGTGACCAGGAATCCGCGCAGCGGGCGGAATCCGGCGCCGACGAGACTTCCGGTGGAACGGCCGCCACGGAGCGATTCGACCGGACCGCCGAGGTGATCGCCTTCCGGCCGCGTCCCGACGCCGACGCCGACGAACTGGTCGCGCTGGACGAGGGCGAAGAGGGCGAGCGGGTCGACCTGTCCGAGCTGCAAGCGGACGACGCGCTGCTGGACATGCTCGGCGGCACCAACCCCGACGTCCCGGCCGCCGGCGGTGATCCCACGCTGGACGCGCTGCTGGTCGCGTGGCGCCAGGACATCGACGCCGCGCCTATCGGCGAGCTCGTCGACGTCGACACGGCGGTCGCCACGATCGCCGAGGCCCGGCGGCCCCGGCGCAGGCTCAAGCGCAGGCACCTGGTGCCGGTGGCCTCCGCGGCCGCGGTGCTGATGATCACCTTCACCGGTGTCGGCCTGGCCGCGCGCGACGCCATGCCCGGCGACGCGCTGTGGGGTGTGGCGCAGGTGCTCTACACCGACCACGCCCGGATGGCGCAGGCCGCGTCGTCGGCCAAGGACGACCTGCACCGCGCCGAAGGTGCGCTGGACCTCGGCGACCGCAACGGCGCGGAGGCCGCGCTGGACCGGGCGCACGACATGATGCAGGACGTCGACGCCGAGCACGGTCTGGAGGACCTGCAGGCCGCGCACGCTTCGCTGACCGCGCGGATGGGCGAGGACGGCACCTGGTACCCCGACATGCCGTCGAGCTCGACAGAGCAGTCCTCGTCGTCGTCGCTCCCGCCGCCGAGCGGATCGCTCCCGCCGCCACCGCCGCCCACGCCGCCGACCTCCACGCCGTCGACGACGCCGAGCACGTCGACGCAGCCGACGGAGACTTCGTCGCGGCCGAGCGAGACCAGCGGCAGTGGCAGCACCGACCACCCGTCGAGCAACACCGGCCCGTCGTGGGGCTCGGGACTGTTCCCGTCCAACTGA
- the guaB gene encoding IMP dehydrogenase: MTSELTAPGFPSKFASLGLTFDDVLLLPDESDVIPSGVDTGTQLSRNIRLRVPLLSAAMDTVTEARMAIAMARQGGVGILQRNLSVEEQAAQVEVVKRSEAGMVTDPVTCSPEDTLSDVDALCARFRISGVPVTDPDGTLVGIITNRDMRFEVDHTRKVREIMTSAPLVTAQVGVTAEAALGLLRRHKVEKLPIVDNAGKLRGLITVKDFVKTEQYPEATKDPDGRLLCGAAVGVGADSHERAMALVDAGVDVLVVDTAHGHSRAVVDTVATLKKELGNSVDVIGGNVATRAGAQALVDAGADAVKVGVGPGSICTTRVVAGVGVPQISAIYEADQACRPAGVPLIGDGGIQYSGDIPKAIAAGASSVMLGSLLAGTAESPGDLVLVNGKQFKVYRGMGSLGAMQSRGQGRSYSKDRYFQDDVLSEDKLVPEGIEGRVPFRGPLAQVVAQLVGGLRSGMGYTGATTIPELQNANLVRITAAGLKESHPHDITMTVEAPNYTTR, translated from the coding sequence ATGACCAGCGAACTCACCGCACCCGGCTTTCCCTCGAAGTTCGCGAGCCTCGGGTTGACCTTCGACGACGTGCTGCTGCTGCCCGACGAGTCCGACGTCATCCCCAGCGGCGTCGACACCGGCACCCAGCTCTCGCGCAACATCAGGCTGCGCGTCCCGCTGCTGTCCGCGGCGATGGACACCGTCACCGAGGCCAGGATGGCGATCGCGATGGCCCGCCAGGGCGGCGTCGGCATCCTGCAGCGCAACCTCTCGGTCGAGGAGCAGGCCGCCCAGGTCGAGGTGGTCAAGCGCTCCGAGGCCGGCATGGTCACCGACCCGGTGACCTGCTCGCCGGAGGACACGCTCTCCGACGTCGACGCGCTGTGCGCGCGGTTCCGCATCTCCGGCGTCCCGGTGACCGATCCCGACGGCACGCTGGTCGGGATCATCACCAACCGAGACATGCGCTTCGAGGTCGACCACACCAGGAAGGTGCGGGAGATCATGACCTCCGCGCCGCTGGTGACCGCGCAGGTCGGGGTCACGGCCGAGGCCGCGCTCGGGCTGCTGCGCAGGCACAAGGTCGAGAAGCTGCCGATCGTGGACAACGCGGGCAAGCTGCGCGGCCTGATCACGGTCAAGGACTTCGTCAAGACCGAGCAGTACCCCGAGGCCACCAAGGACCCGGACGGCCGCCTGCTGTGCGGCGCCGCGGTCGGGGTGGGCGCCGACTCGCACGAGCGCGCGATGGCGCTGGTCGACGCCGGGGTCGACGTGCTCGTGGTGGACACCGCGCACGGCCACTCCCGCGCCGTGGTGGACACGGTGGCCACCCTGAAGAAGGAGCTCGGCAACTCCGTCGACGTCATCGGCGGCAACGTCGCGACCCGCGCGGGCGCCCAGGCGCTGGTGGACGCGGGCGCCGACGCGGTCAAGGTCGGTGTCGGGCCCGGCTCGATCTGCACCACCCGCGTCGTGGCGGGCGTCGGCGTGCCGCAGATCAGCGCGATCTACGAGGCCGACCAGGCGTGCCGCCCTGCGGGCGTGCCACTGATCGGCGACGGCGGCATCCAGTACTCCGGTGACATCCCGAAGGCGATCGCGGCCGGGGCGAGCAGCGTCATGCTGGGCAGCCTGCTGGCGGGCACCGCGGAGTCGCCGGGCGACCTGGTGCTGGTCAACGGCAAGCAGTTCAAGGTGTACCGGGGCATGGGCTCGCTGGGCGCGATGCAGTCGCGCGGCCAGGGCCGGTCCTACTCCAAGGACCGCTACTTCCAGGACGACGTGCTCTCCGAGGACAAGCTGGTCCCGGAGGGCATCGAGGGCCGGGTGCCGTTCCGCGGGCCGCTGGCCCAGGTCGTCGCGCAGCTCGTCGGCGGTCTGCGCTCGGGCATGGGCTACACCGGTGCCACCACGATCCCGGAGCTGCAGAACGCCAACCTGGTCCGGATCACCGCGGCGGGGCTCAAGGAGAGCCACCCACACGACATCACGATGACCGTCGAGGCGCCGAACTACACGACCCGCTGA
- a CDS encoding epoxide hydrolase N-terminal domain-containing protein, translating into MPGAGWDHDVPLDYVRDLARALARSLRLAGTRGAAERVPKFTTSSTARTCTSCTSAHRTPGARPLLVTHGWPGTVAGFAGIVEPLTDPPGGATPSTWSSFGAGLRLLRPHDQHLLEPATPPPRSSRGTPSCWSGSTPTPSARTGGIQRCAERENNAVHRSEFDRGGYFGALRVCSSTTSARSSGRCAERGCGNRLACGGRRQRRSPP; encoded by the coding sequence TTGCCCGGCGCTGGGTGGGACCACGACGTGCCGCTGGACTACGTCCGCGACCTCGCCCGTGCACTGGCGCGAAGCCTGCGACTGGCGGGCACACGAGGCGCGGCTGAACGGGTCCCGAAGTTCACCACCTCATCGACGGCCAGGACGTGCACTTCCTGCACGTCCGCTCACCGCACCCCGGGCGCGCGGCCGCTGCTGGTCACCCACGGGTGGCCGGGCACAGTCGCCGGCTTCGCGGGCATCGTCGAGCCGCTCACCGACCCGCCCGGCGGCGCGACGCCTTCGACGTGGTCATCCTTCGGTGCCGGGCTTCGGCTTCTCCGGCCCCACGACCAGCACCTGCTTGAACCCGCGACTCCCCCACCGCGTAGCTCGCGCGGAACGCCGAGCTGCTGGAGTGGTTCGACGCCGACGCCCTCGGCGAGAACCGGCGGCATCCAGCGGTGCGCCGAGCGGGAGAACAACGCCGTGCACCGGTCGGAGTTCGACCGCGGCGGCTACTTCGGGGCCCTGCGAGTCTGCTCGTCGACGACGTCCGCGCGTTCTTCCGGTCGCTGCGCCGAGCGCGGGTGCGGGAACCGGCTAGCGTGTGGCGGACGACGGCAGAGGAGGTCACCGCCTTGA